GTGGTctgcagagaggtagagacaaACAGATGTACAGTCATGTTGCTGTTCGGTACTAGAGGAGGATTGTCAGTGTTCCGGTGAACCAGTTTGGTAACAATGGACATAGTATAGCAAAGCTGTGTTTTACCTAAGGGGTTTGAGTGTTTTACCTGTGCAGCGTAGGATATGCGTGGCCATGCAGGTGAACTGCTGTCTAAGGAAAGCGATGTTGGTTTGAATGAtgtccactccctctctcactgtcactgtggcctgagagagagaccagggtacAGTATTACTACAGCATTATCAACCTATTGTGACAATTTGAGAGTGAGTGAGTCTTACAAAGCTCTCTGTTATGTACTCCTCCAGGCCATTGATGAGGTCCTCAGATGCTGCCTGCAAAGACAAGGTAGTTTGTTTCTAAACATCAAGCAGATTGATCAAATAAAGAGCAGGCCCTTTGACGTGAAATGGCACAAACATTGGTCTTAATTAAGGTTCTCTGCTAATGCAGAGAAGACTATGGCAACTTCATGCCATGATTCTCAACaaaactgcaggtggcagtagaGCAGAGTTACTCACGTTGATATTGGCATCAGTAGGCTCTGGACCCTGCAGGTAGTGCTGGTTGAAGAAGTCAGTGAGCTGGGGCTGGATCCGGCTGATTGGCTGGGCATTACCGTGGAGTAACAACACCATGTCCACCATGGAGAAACTGTGACCCACCAGAGACAACAGGTCCCCGAAGAACCCTGCAGGTCAAACAACAAGTTCAGAAAACTTATTTCCCCTTTCCCCAAATAGGCCATCACATCACAGGTGACAAGGCACACCATCAGGTCAGGTGTAGATTGATAGAtgtttagctttcttacatgtaTATTCTAGTCATTTGGCAGCCTCTTTTGAACCGGAGACACTTACAATAAAAGTATTCTACTTAAGTAGGTAAGACGACCACATATCCCAATCATTACAAGTAAAACCATGGAAATAGCCACAATCGTTTCTGTGCTAGCAGTATGTGTACGAGTGAAAGACCAGTACAACAGTTAAGTGTTACAAGGTTTTTCCTTTCGTCAGTGACTCACCGACTGCGTCCCCAGATCCaggtgtgaagaggttggtggtCTGAGACAGTCTATGGATGAACTGAGCAATGCTCTCCCCGTTCCCCTGCGGAGCCCCCATCATGGTGGAGAGGACCCCCTGGACAATACCTGTAAACAGCTCCGGGCTCAGGGAGGGGTCCCCTACACCCCCAGGGGCCACCTGAGGGGGGGCAGGGGTGCCTTGGCCAGGGGGAGGCTCCTGGCCGGGTGAGGTTGTGGGTCGGGAGAACACGGGTTGGTTAGCCTAGAAATGGGAGAGGAACTGCTGGGTAACACTGCAGTCATCTAGTTGTCTGGAGTTTACTTACACCTAATAATTAGCTAATTACAACTACTTCAACTTCTGCTAATTATGACTACTTTAACTTCATTACAGAGTAATTACATGATTATATTACCTAAGAGTTACTTTTCAGTCAAAACGATTATTAGAGTTCTCAAGAAGGTACCAATAGGGTTCAATCATTTAATCTCACCTGGGTGAATTCTGACATGCCATGGAAGAACCCTGGGACTCCAGGTACGGTCACAGTGATTTGTGGGTTAGCTCCAGCACCAGGGGCTCCTGGCCCGCCTGCGCCACCCAGAAGGGAGCCCAGGAACTGGGCTAGGTTGGCCTCGGCAACCCCCGCCGATGGCTGGCCCACAGAGGTGGTGGTCTGGCCAGAGGTGGTCTCCCCAGAGGGCAGGGGAGGGACTGGGTTGGAGGAGGTGGATAAAGAGGAACTGGTGGATGTCTGGTCACCTGGAAGAACTGGGAAAAAGACTTGTGATTCACTGTTAATTTTCACAAAACAGAAATGTGTATTTTCCAACATGGCAAATCTGTAGAAAGAATCTGAATATACCATGCAAAATCACAGTGATGGCactaaacactacaaaataaaacCCATCATTCACCCAATACAATAATCAACCAATCACTCACCCTGGTGCCCAGGCATCTGTTGTCCAGGCATCAGGAGCTGTCCAACCAGACCACTGATCATCTGACTTACGGGAGAGTGAGCCAGAGGTGTGCCCTGGAAGAAGAGATCAGTTGAATGAGCGTGTAAGAGCAGGGCTGCACACCCAGACCAAAGTCCTTCCACAGACTTCTCCATGTCTGCATCTCCTTGCCTCACCTGTAGGTTGTGTTGTCCGCCAGTAGAGGGTACCGAAGCCCCGAGGTTTATGTTGGTGACCACAGGCTGGGGGatgtggggggaggaggaggggtgtgtaaCCACCACCCTGGCCCCAGGGGGCAGAAGGCTGTGAGGGGCAGAGGGTTCAGAGCTGGAGGTGGTCCCGGGGACACCTGGTCCTGGTTGCCCGGTCTGCTGAGAGATCTGGTGGACGATGGCCTGCATGAACTCTGGAGGAAGGTCTGGGATGTGGACCGGAGTAGCACCTTCAGATTGAGAGAGCACAGAAATAAATACTTGATTAAACAGTTAGCAACATCCCAGGGACTGGTGGTTCAGAGACTGCGCTATAGGAGTCATTTAAGGCTGTCTGGTGTATATACCATAGTGAATATAATGTAGGGGTCAAGAGCACGCACCAGGCTGTCCAGTACCAATAGGGATCTGTCCTTGGACCTGAGGGCTGCTGCCAGAATCTAATGGAGAGACAACATTAGCTTACAACTCTGAATATACATACTGGGTATGCAAGCTATTGCGCCATTCCAGGCTTGTGCTAACACAACTTTAAGGTTTCCTATAGGAGATCAACAATGACTGTCTCTCTCGGTTTGAATACCTAATGCATTGATAATTTGGTGCGCATGAGAAACAGTTCGGGCATGACAACTCACCAAGCGCAAGATAAAATTAAAAATGTCCCCTCCCTCACCATCCAGGTTCATCTGCATCATTACCACAGGCTCAATGGTCTGGTGGGTGATTCTGATCACATGCGGAGCCCCTTGGCCCTGACCTGGCTGCTGATTGGCTGAGTTGGGCTGTGGAGGGAGGGCCTGGCTCTCTGGTGGGCCAGGGGCCTGAGAAGGTTGGGCTAGGCCCTCAGCTGCCTGCCTCCCATTGGATGTCATAGTCACTGTGGTCCCCAGGTTTCTCTGAAGACAAGTCAATAATGTAAATTTGCACCGGCCTGAAATTTGCACCGGACCAACAGCTAAATGCTGGTAAAAAGTACAACGTTTAGTTAGTATTAGGCCCCGATACTGATATACAAAAATTGCTGAGAGTATAAGTGGAAGAAACTCCACAGTGACCTACCGGGACGTGGTGgggcataccaccctgcagcagGACGGGGGAGCCGTAGTGGGACATGGGTCGAACCACGTGGAGGTGACGGGGGGGAGGAGTGGCCAGGTTACAACGCAGGTCGCTAAGGGCAACCAGGGTGTTGCCAAGGAGACGGAGAGCCTCCCCAACCAGGTTGAGAACGTGCaggtcctcctctctctcctgggtCTGACGAAAAAAGAACAGTGTGGTAATTGATTCACATCTGTTTAGGGCTCCTTTTTCCTCATGCAAAACagtactgtgactgacctattCAAAAATACTCACTATACTCTGCGGTGCAGTTTACGATGCAACTTTTCTTCTGATCGACACCATTAAGGTTAACCGCCTAAGGTCGATGTCTGCACCCACgctgaaatctaattagcataatacaaacaTCCCCTTAAAAATGTGTCAGTATAAACTAGAGATCAGATTGgcattggatgcatctcaatccactgcatccgccAGTGTTGCACTTCCTCATCTGCAGTGAAAGAGCTAGAGTGGTGTTCGTCAGACCATAAGATTTCACAAAAAtgggtcttctcacaaaatcaccTGTAGCATCCGAACGGTTTGGACTACAAACTCTGGAAATGCGACgctctccgttttgccctacagCAAACAAGCTTCTTGGGACTCGTCGGAAGTcagtacagccgatctgccaacttctgtagtgtccaaacagtttgggctacacactaatatgaaaTGTCAGTTGTTatgctctaggatgcccacaggcctcatctgaaggtcccccagtaccagttgaaaaaaaacGAATGGAAGTATTTATGCAGACTTATTTTTGGCACTAAGCAGAAAACAAAAAGTGATGTGTTGCACAGGTTGCAATAGCTAGTTGCTGGGAAATGGAATTGTAGTGTTTACGTTGTTGATGTAGTCCGCTGAAGTGGCAGCTCCCAGGATGGAGTTAGTTCTCTCTATGAAGGGACCcagcctctcctccaccctcctcacctCTGACAAAACCTCCACCAGCTCCGCTGGgctggggtgggagagagacagctgTGTGTTCAGGAGGCACAGAAGAGGAGAGCGTTTTGATTGTACTTGAACTGGATTTTCCTTTTGAGCACTTACTTGGGCCCGGAGTGGGGTGGTCCCTCTGTCTGGGTGGAGGAGGTGGCAGGGGGAGGTGGTGGAGCAAGAGGGGAGGTGTCCATAGGCTGTGCTGCTCCTTTAGTGGCAGCTGTAGAGGAAGCTGAAGAGGTGGACTGAGATGTCTCCGGCTCGACTCGAGATGGCACGTCACTGGGCTGACCCTGCAAACAAACATGTCTAAAAAGGTCAACTCACTGAAAATAGATTTGTGTAGTATATCATAATAATAGCATAACATAGTATGCGAGTTGTAACTACCTCCAGTCTGTGGAGCAGAGATTGGGTTTCTCTTAGCAAGTTCTCAGCCAATTGCAGCCTCATCCTGGGCTCGCTCTGCACTGATTGGTCAAcgttgatatgcatatctattgagcCATTGCGCTAGAAACAAGACGAATCATGAACATACCTTAATAGTAATATTAGTCATCTATATGACaataaaataagtaaaaaatacttaCTCCAGTGCTGGTGCTGACTCTGGTATTCCTTCCTGCTTCTCCCACTCCTGCCATCATCTGCTGCACTTGCATCTGCCAAGGAATTCAGTTATTAGTACTACTACACTTGATACATTCAAATCGTCTAGACACTCAACTATTTCTAGAAATACATCAGGTACCCTTTAAAACTTTTGGATTCAAGACATTTTAGTTGCTTGATATTAGATTTATGCAAACAAAAAGATTatctaaaattgtatttgtcaaatgcttCATAAACAGGTATAGACTGAGAAATGCTACCAGGTCTCTCAACAATGCAgtgtaaaaataaacaaatgatAGAAAATagcaaggaataaatacacaatgactaAGAATAActtagtactggtacccagtgtatattgctaagtcgatatgcaggggtacaaggAATCGGAGTtagatacagtggcttgtgaaagtattcaccccgtTGGCatgttttcctattttgttgcccaacctggaattaaaatagattttttggggagggttcatatcatttgatttacacaacatgcctaccactttgaagatgcaaaatatttgtgggaaaaaaaaagaaaaaaaaaactgaaagcttgagcatgcataactatccaccccccaaaagtcaatacattgtagagacaccttttgcagcatttACAGCTGGAAGTGTCATGAAGCAGGTCTCTATAAGCtttgcacatctagccactgggatttttgtccattcaaggcaaaactgctccagctctttcaagttggatgggttctgctggtgtacagcaatctttaagtcagaccccagattctcaattggattgaggtctgggctttgactaggccattccaagacatttaaatgtccccccttaaaccactcgagtgttgctttagcagtatgcttagggtcactgtcctgctggaaggtgaaccttcgtcccagtctcaaatctctggaagactgaaacaggtttccctcaagaatttccctttaGTGCCATCCattattccttcaattctgaccagtttcccagtccctgccgatggaaaacatcaccacagcatgatgctgccaccaccatgcttaactgtggggatggtgttctcggggtgatggtgTTGTGTTTGCGCCAGAAATAGCATTTTCCTTGGTGGCCAAAAAGCAAAATTGTAGTCTCATCTGAGtactttcttccatatgtttgggggagtctcccacacgacttttggcaaacaccaaacatgtttgcttatttttttctttaagcaatgtcttttttctggacactcttctgtaaagcccagctctgtggagtatgGCTTAGTGGTCCTACGGACAAATACTCATCTCTgcagtggagctttgcagctccttcagggttatccttGGTCTCTGTTGCCTCTcttattaatgccctccttgcctggtccatgatttttggtgggcggccctcttgacaggtttgttgtggtgccatattatttacattttttaatcatggatttaatggtgctccgtgggatatttttttatatcccaaccctgatctgtacttctccacaactttgtccctgacctgtttggagagctccatgccacttgcttggtggtgccccttgcttagtggtgttgcagactctggggcctttcagaacacacacacacagagagatcatgtgacagatggCACACTGGTGGACTTCAACTacttatgtgacttctgaaggtaattggttgcaccagatcttgttTAGGGGCTTCAGagcaaaaggggtgaatacatatgcacacaccactttcaGGGTTTTTTTCAGTTACTTTTTCCATTTCACCAATTGAAACTATTTTGTGCATGTCCATTACATTAAATTAAAATCCATTTATATTACatattgtaatgcaacaaaattggaaaaataccaagggggatgaatacttttgcaaggcactgtatgtgatgtgCAT
The DNA window shown above is from Oncorhynchus mykiss isolate Arlee chromosome 18, USDA_OmykA_1.1, whole genome shotgun sequence and carries:
- the LOC110496455 gene encoding large proline-rich protein BAG6 isoform X1, whose translation is MEESASTIEVTVKTLDSRSRSYTVRRELTLKRFKEHISASVDIPVEKQRLIYQGRVLQDERTLNDYNVADKVIHLVERAPPQTSQSAGGRGRVSSGGTEGGATSSSQGGPQDRNGNSYVMLGTFNLPVNIMDPQQIQMQVQQMMAGVGEAGRNTRVSTSTGRNGSIDMHINVDQSVQSEPRMRLQLAENLLRETQSLLHRLEGQPSDVPSRVEPETSQSTSSASSTAATKGAAQPMDTSPLAPPPPPATSSTQTEGPPHSGPNPAELVEVLSEVRRVEERLGPFIERTNSILGAATSADYINNTQEREEDLHVLNLVGEALRLLGNTLVALSDLRCNLATPPPRHLHVVRPMSHYGSPVLLQGGMPHHVPRNLGTTVTMTSNGRQAAEGLAQPSQAPGPPESQALPPQPNSANQQPGQGQGAPHVIRITHQTIEPVVMMQMNLDDSGSSPQVQGQIPIGTGQPGATPVHIPDLPPEFMQAIVHQISQQTGQPGPGVPGTTSSSEPSAPHSLLPPGARVVVTHPSSSPHIPQPVVTNINLGASVPSTGGQHNLQGTPLAHSPVSQMISGLVGQLLMPGQQMPGHQVLPGDQTSTSSSLSTSSNPVPPLPSGETTSGQTTTSVGQPSAGVAEANLAQFLGSLLGGAGGPGAPGAGANPQITVTVPGVPGFFHGMSEFTQANQPVFSRPTTSPGQEPPPGQGTPAPPQVAPGGVGDPSLSPELFTGIVQGVLSTMMGAPQGNGESIAQFIHRLSQTTNLFTPGSGDAVGFFGDLLSLVGHSFSMVDMVLLLHGNAQPISRIQPQLTDFFNQHYLQGPEPTDANINAASEDLINGLEEYITESFATVTVREGVDIIQTNIAFLRQQFTCMATHILRCTDHMFGHRLLLLCTQGLFECLALNLYCLRGEQGALTQVLNHHIRRMSAEVNPSLVNWLTSIMTMRLHVILEHNPVTEDHIQHYVIHTWRAGPEAQAGQQTDTQNMEMAAGLSPAPATTAGEAMVSSGDRQEVGASPEVTTPSRRASSGEIGRAVAMAAGGREESVGDVEPWAAAVPPEWVPIIRHDMLSQRKITQPPLSDAYHHGMPAKRRKTHQGEGPQLSLSVAVSRAARATGAIPVTSPDSLQGELEEPELQDAYQEQVMSDIKERVRGDQDFSSQCFPNTHRAFSLDDS
- the LOC110496455 gene encoding large proline-rich protein BAG6 isoform X2, encoding MEESASTIEVTVKTLDSRSRSYTVRRELTLKRFKEHISASVDIPVEKQRLIYQGRVLQDERTLNDYNVADKVIHLVERAPPQTSQSAGGRGRVSSGGTEGGATSSSQGGPQDRNGNSYVMLGTFNLPVNIMDPQQIQMQVQQMMAGVGEAGRNTRVSTSTGRNGSIDMHINVDQSVQSEPRMRLQLAENLLRETQSLLHRLEGQPSDVPSRVEPETSQSTSSASSTAATKGAAQPMDTSPLAPPPPPATSSTQTEGPPHSGPNPAELVEVLSEVRRVEERLGPFIERTNSILGAATSADYINNTQEREEDLHVLNLVGEALRLLGNTLVALSDLRCNLATPPPRHLHVVRPMSHYGSPVLLQGGMPHHVPRNLGTTVTMTSNGRQAAEGLAQPSQAPGPPESQALPPQPNSANQQPDSGSSPQVQGQIPIGTGQPGATPVHIPDLPPEFMQAIVHQISQQTGQPGPGVPGTTSSSEPSAPHSLLPPGARVVVTHPSSSPHIPQPVVTNINLGASVPSTGGQHNLQGTPLAHSPVSQMISGLVGQLLMPGQQMPGHQVLPGDQTSTSSSLSTSSNPVPPLPSGETTSGQTTTSVGQPSAGVAEANLAQFLGSLLGGAGGPGAPGAGANPQITVTVPGVPGFFHGMSEFTQANQPVFSRPTTSPGQEPPPGQGTPAPPQVAPGGVGDPSLSPELFTGIVQGVLSTMMGAPQGNGESIAQFIHRLSQTTNLFTPGSGDAVGFFGDLLSLVGHSFSMVDMVLLLHGNAQPISRIQPQLTDFFNQHYLQGPEPTDANINAASEDLINGLEEYITESFATVTVREGVDIIQTNIAFLRQQFTCMATHILRCTDHMFGHRLLLLCTQGLFECLALNLYCLRGEQGALTQVLNHHIRRMSAEVNPSLVNWLTSIMTMRLHVILEHNPVTEDHIQHYVIHTWRAGPEAQAGQQTDTQNMEMAAGLSPAPATTAGEAMVSSGDRQEVGASPEVTTPSRRASSGEIGRAVAMAAGGREESVGDVEPWAAAVPPEWVPIIRHDMLSQRKITQPPLSDAYHHGMPAKRRKTHQGEGPQLSLSVAVSRAARATGAIPVTSPDSLQGELEEPELQDAYQEQVMSDIKERVRGDQDFSSQCFPNTHRAFSLDDS